Proteins from a single region of Orcinus orca chromosome 20, mOrcOrc1.1, whole genome shotgun sequence:
- the PEG3 gene encoding paternally-expressed gene 3 protein isoform X8 — translation MLPPKYLSATKPKRSWAPNLCELDSDLSQEPDAAIGEAATDSEFFHQRFRNFLYVEFVGPRKTLLKLRNLCLDWLQPETRTKEEIIELLVLEQYLTILPEKIKPWVRAKKPENCEKLVTLLENYKEMYEPEDDTSSDAHSEGSMSRKAAEAPPPHSACCRFHQRDLSLPLMEKVAFAKEREHKRRDSVMDYETRSQDAVSYQDVVALTEDRKPQNPVQDNMENYRKLLSLGVQLAEDDGHSHMTQGHSSRSKRSAYPSTSRGLKTMPETKKSAHRRGICEDESSHGVIMEKFIKDVSRNSKSGRAREPSDRLQRFPRRPDSDWKEVPFNKRESVIQERGHEGNAFGGGGFNLNSNLVSRKRVLERKRRYHFDTDGKGSMHGRRGGARKRPFERSEVRKAASGSSLSAPPVPQLQPFDFGATPYVCDECGRSFSVISGFVEHQITHTRENLYEYGESFLHSVAVSEVQKRQAGGKRFECKECGEPFNKSAALAEHRKIHARDCLAGCKDEEYEEPFMPSPTFRELQKIYGKDKFYECRVCKETFLHSSALIEHQKTHGRDDKGSERGEAFKPSPALNELQKMYGKEKMYECKVCGETFHHSASLKEHHKIHTQGNPFENKGKVCEETFIPGQSLKRRQKTYPTEKAYDFQDGGDAFRQNSDLIEHQKIHSRKNLFEGRGYEKSVIHSVSFPESQKSHTITRPPEDEEDEKAFTVSSNPDDSREALSYERNPYERSFIHSSAFPGAHKSHSKPRVIAEATVQSSGATEHWKVHAGESTSERKGYERSVIHSLAAFRPPRGRGGNELLGCDEQQESSAYLSDPCGQPQKTLALESPYAGGKNNIFKGSFVHGASHTVTQDSLAGEGPSGWKKDGEPSVPKSDVREHQKARAKKKNIERRIYETSVIHSLRFGEPQTFHPREKFYECPECGESFVHSSDLTEHQKIHDRKKPSGSENYIRSVIRSIASTDPQTSYAGQSAQMSYAEEPAQTSYAEPPAQTSYAEPPAQTSYAEPQAQTSYAEPQAQTSYAEPPAQTSYAEPPAQTTYAEPPAQTTYAEQPVRNECKECGECFATVEDLGIHQKIYAREKFHGGELFGDSVIQGLDGPRQEEPRQEGPDEPDEPEDTIYGCKDCGLGFVDRTDLKDHQKVHGREYLIDSREYAHSVTHTPSVSEYQKDYIGEQLYECPACGESFVHSSFLFEHQKIHEQDQFYGHRRYDEPFMQPLVISPQRPRAPQKSPPAGTSLQCQVCGQDFIHGSVLNEHMRVHAGDSLLEQGQGSTDAVSPGSAPTDLQRDQAKDKHYECATCGESFPSQADLREHMRIHEKDKPYDYGATFVHTSFLTEPPRRDSPFYECKDCGKSFIHNTVLTKHQKLHLEEEEAAAAAQEVEANVLVPREVLRIQGSNVEAAEPEVEAAEPEVEAAEPNVEAAEPNGEAEGPEGEAAEPNGEAEQPNGEAEQPNGDADEPDGAGIEDPEERAEEPEGDADEPDGAGIEDPEEEGDDQEIQVEEPYYDCRECGETFTSNSAYGEHLKTHARVIIFEPGSVYGESSHYTEHASTSSNDSGRADDKYFKCDVCGQVFTDRLSLARHQNTHTG, via the exons ATGCTGCCTCCAAAGTACTTGTCTGCCACCAAACCCAAGAGGTCTTGGGCCCCAAATCTGTGTGAGCTAGACAGTGACTTGTCTCAGGAGCCGGATGCCGCCATAGGAGAAGCCGCCACTGACTCTGAATTCTTTCATCAGAGGTTTCGGAACTTCCTCTACGTGGAATTTGTCGGGCCTCGGAAGACCCTGCTCAAACTCCGAAACCTCTGCCTCGATTGGTTGCAGCCGGAGACTCGCACCAAGGAGGAGATTATCGAGCTCTTGGTCCTCGAGCAGTACCTGACCATCCTTCCAGAAAAGATCAAGCCTTGGGTGCGTGCAAAAAAGCCAGAGAACTGCGAGAAGCTCGTTACTCTGCTGGAAAATTACAAGGAGATGTACGAACCGGAAG ACGACACCAGCAGTGACGCCCACAGCGAAGGCAGCATGAGCCGGAAGGCAGCAGAGGCCCCGCCGCCACACTCCGCCTGCTGCA GGTTTCATCAGCGGGATCTTTCCCTTCCCCTGATGGAGAAAGTGGCTTTTGCAAAGGAAAGAGAGCACAAACGTCGGGACTCTGTGATGGATTACGAGACAAGATCACAG GATGCGGTGTCGTACCAGGATGTGGTGGCCCTCACCGAGGACCGGAAGCCCCAGAACCCGGTTCAGGACAACATGGAGAACTACCGGAAGCTGCTCTCGCTGG GGGTTCAGCTTGCCGAGGACGACGGCCACTCGCACATGACCCAGGGCCACTCGTCACGGTCAAAGAGAAGTGCCTACCCGAGCACCAGTCGAG GTCTGAAAACTATGCCTGAAACCAAAAAGTCAGCCCATCGGCGGGGGATCTGTGAAGATGAATCTTCCCACGGGGTGATAATGGAAAAGTTCATCAAGGACGTTTCGCGCAACTCCAAGTCGGGAAGGGCAAGGGAACCTAGCGATCGGCTGCAGAGGTTCCCCAGGAGGCCAGACAGTGACTGGAAGGAAGTTCCATTCAACAAGAGGGAGTCGGTGATTCAGGAGAGGGGCCATGAAGGGAATGCCTTTGGGGGAGGAGGCTTTAATTTGAACTCAAACCTTGTTTCCAGAAAGAGAGTTCTTGAGAGAAAAAGGCGCTATCATTTTGACACAGATGGGAAGGGCTCCATGCACGGTCGGAGAGGTGGTGCAAGGAAGCGGCCCTTTGAGCGCAGCGAGGTGAGGAAGGCCGCTAGTGGGAGCAGCCTTAGCGCGCCGCCCGTCCCCCAGTTGCAGCCCTTTGACTTTGGGGCGACGCCCTATGTGTGTGATGAGTGCGGGAGGTCCTTCAGCGTGATTTCGGGGTTTGTGGAGCATCAGATCACGCACACCAGGGAGAATCTGTATGAGTACGGCGAGTCCTTTCTTCATAGTGTGGCCGTCAGTGAGGTTCAGAAAAGGCAGGCCGGAGGGAAACGCTTTGAATGTAAGGAGTGTGGGGAACCCTTCAATAAGAGCGCCGCCCTGGCCGAGCATCGGAAAATTCACGCTAGAGATTGCCTTGCGGGGTGTAAGGACGAGGAGTACGAGGAGCCCTTCATGCCCAGCCCAACCTTCAGGGAGCTCCAGAAGATATACGGGAAGGACAAATTCTATGAATGCAGGGTGTGCAAGGAAACCTTCCTTCATAGTTCTGCCCTGATCGAGCACCAGAAAACCCATGGCCGAGATGACAAAGGTAGTGAGCGTGGGGAAGCCTTCAAACCCAGCCCAGCGCTTAACGAGCTGCAGAAGATGTATGGGAAAGAGAAAATGTACGAGTGCAAGGTGTGCGGGGAGACCTTTCATCACAGCGCATCCCTGAAAGAGCACCACAAGATCCACACCCAAGGAAACCCATTTGAAAACAAGGGCAAAGTGTGTGAGGAAACCTTCATTCCTGGTCAGTCCCTTAAAAGACGCCAGAAAACCTACCCAACGGAGAAGGCCTACGACTTCCAAGATGGTGGGGATGCCTTTAGGCAAAACTCAGACCTCATCGAGCATCAGAAAATTCATTCTCGGAAGAACCTCTTTGAAGGCCGGGGGTACGAGAAGTCTGTCATTCACAGTGTGTCCTTCCCCGAATCTCAGAAGAGTCACACTATAACAAGGCCACCTGAGGACGAGGAAGACGAGAAGGCATTCACTGTCAGCTCCAATCCTGATGACAGCCGGGAAGCCCTGTCCTACGAGAGGAACCCCTATGAGAGGTCTTTCATTCACAGCTCAGCCTTCCCTGGGGCTCATAAAAGTCACAGCAAACCGAGAGTGATAGCAGAGGCGACCGTTCAGAGCTCGGGTGCCACCGAACACTGGAAAGTCCACGCTGGGGAGAGCACCTCTGAAAGGAAGGGGTATGAGAGGTCCGTCATCCACAGCCTAGCTGCTTTCAGGCCTCCCCGCGGTCGCGGTGGAAATGAGCTCCTTGGCTGTGACGAGCAGCAGGAGTCCTCCGCTTACCTCTCAGACCCTTGTGGCCAGCCGCAGAAGACCCTTGCCCTAGAGAGCCCCTATGCAGGGGGTAAGAACAACATCTTCAAGGGCTCTTTTGTGCACGGTGCATCCCACACCGTAACTCAGGACAGTCTCGCTGGGGAGGGCCCCAGTGGATGGAAGAAGGATGGTGAACCATCTGTTCCCAAGTCAGATGTGCGCGAGCATCAGAAGGCTCGTGCTAAGAAGAAGAACATCGAGCGTAGGATTTATGAGACCTCTGTAATCCACTCCCTGCGTTTTGGTGAACCTCAAACGTTTCACCCGAGAGAGAAGTTTTACGAATGTCCGGAGTGTGGAGAGTCCTTTGTTCATAGCTCCGACCTCACTGAGCATCAGAAGATTCACGATAGAAAGAAGCCCTCTGGAAGTGAAAACTACATACGATCTGTCATTCGCAGCATAGCCTCCACGGATCCTCAGACCAGTTATGCGGGCCAGTCAGCACAGATGAGTTACGCTGAAGAGCCAGCTCAGACCAGTTATGCTGAACCACCAGCTCAGACCAGTTACGCTGAACCACCAGCTCAGACCAG TTACGCTGAACCACAAGCTCAGACCAGTTACGCTGAACCACAAGCTCAGACCAGTTACGCTGAACCACCAGCTCAGACCAGTTACGCTGAACCACCAGCTCAGACCACTTACGCTGAACCACCAGCTCAGACCACTTACGCTGAACAGCCAGTCCGCAATGAATGTAAGGAGTGTGGGGAGTGTTTTGCCACTGTTGAAGACCTTGGCATACATCAGAAAATCTATGCCCGAGAGAAATTCCATGGTGGGGAGCTGTTTGGAGACTCTGTGATTCAGGGCCTTGATGGACCTCGACAGGAAGAGCCTCGGCAGGAAGGGCCAGACGAGCCAGACGAGCCTGAAGACACCATCTATGGGTGTAAGGACTGTGGGCTGGGCTTCGTGGATCGCACAGACCTCAAGGACCATCAGAAGGTGCACGGCAGAGAGTACCTCATCGACAGCCGCGAGTACGCGCATTCTGTGACGCACACCCCTTCTGTCAGCGAGTATCAGAAAGATTACATTGGAGAGCAGCTTTACGAGTGCCCGGCATGTGGGGAATCCTTCGTTCATAGCTCATTCCTTTTCGAGCATCAGAAGATCCATGAGCAAGACCAGTTTTACGGCCACAGGAGGTATGATGAACCCTTTATGCAGCCCTTGGTCATTAGCCCGCAGCGGCCTCGGGCCCCACAGAAGAGTCCTCCTGCTGGGACGTCCCTGCAATGCCAAGTGTGCGGACAAGACTTCATCCACGGCTCTGTCCTTAACGAACACATGAGAGTCCACGCTGGAGACAGCCTGCTGGAGCAGGGCCAGGGCAGCACAGATGCGGTCAGCCCAGGCTCGGCCCCCACAGACCTTCAGAGAGACCAGGCCAAGGACAAGCACTATGAGTGCGCGACCTGTGGAGAATCCTTCCCCAGCCAGGCCGACCTCCGGGAGCACATGAGGATTCACGAGAAGGACAAGCCCTACGACTATGGGGCCACCTTCGTCCATACCTCCTTCCTCACCGAGCCCCCCAGGAGAGATTCACCCTTCTATGAGTGCAAGGACTGTGGCAAGTCCTTCATCCACAACACAGTCCTCACGAAGCATCAGAAGCTGCACCTCgaggaagaggaagcagcagcagccGCCCAGGAAGTTGAAGCCAACGTCCTCGTTCCACGGGAAGTTCTGCGGATCCAGGGATCAAATGTGGAGGCCGCAGAGCCGGAGGTGGAGGCCGCAGAGCCGGAGGTGGAGGCTGCCGAGCCCAACGTGGAGGCCGCCGAGCCCAACGGAGAGGCCGAGGGGCCGGAGGGGGAGGCCGCCGAGCCCAACGGGGAGGCCGAACAGCCCAACGGAGAGGCCGAACAGCCCAACGGGGATGCTGATGAACCAGACGGGGCAGGGATCGAAGACCCAGAGGAAAGAGCCGAAGAGCCAGAGGGAGATGCGGATGAGCCAGACGGTGCAGGGATCGAGGACCCAGAAGAGGAAGGTGACGACCAGGAGATCCAAGTGGAAGAGCCCTACTACGACTGCAGGGAGTGTGGCGAGACCTTCACCTCCAACTCGGCCTATGGTGAGCACCTGAAAACCCATGCCAGGGTGATAATATTCGAGCCTGGAAGCGTCTACGGGGAAAGCTCCCACTACACCGAGCACGCCAGCACCAGCAGCAATGACAGCGGCAGGGCTGATGACAAGTACTTCAAGTGTGACGTCTGTGGGCAGGTGTTCACTGACCGCCTGTCCCTGGCCAGGCACCAGAACACCCACACCGGCTGA
- the PEG3 gene encoding paternally-expressed gene 3 protein isoform X7, producing the protein MWFCSSLEVKPEVQNCQRFRNFLYVEFVGPRKTLLKLRNLCLDWLQPETRTKEEIIELLVLEQYLTILPEKIKPWVRAKKPENCEKLVTLLENYKEMYEPEDDTSSDAHSEGSMSRKAAEAPPPHSACCSDRDWDRDWDRDWDRDWERAREREHRKGRGRDLESRARWPYARSPRSRFHQRDLSLPLMEKVAFAKEREHKRRDSVMDYETRSQDAVSYQDVVALTEDRKPQNPVQDNMENYRKLLSLGVQLAEDDGHSHMTQGHSSRSKRSAYPSTSRGLKTMPETKKSAHRRGICEDESSHGVIMEKFIKDVSRNSKSGRAREPSDRLQRFPRRPDSDWKEVPFNKRESVIQERGHEGNAFGGGGFNLNSNLVSRKRVLERKRRYHFDTDGKGSMHGRRGGARKRPFERSEVRKAASGSSLSAPPVPQLQPFDFGATPYVCDECGRSFSVISGFVEHQITHTRENLYEYGESFLHSVAVSEVQKRQAGGKRFECKECGEPFNKSAALAEHRKIHARDCLAGCKDEEYEEPFMPSPTFRELQKIYGKDKFYECRVCKETFLHSSALIEHQKTHGRDDKGSERGEAFKPSPALNELQKMYGKEKMYECKVCGETFHHSASLKEHHKIHTQGNPFENKGKVCEETFIPGQSLKRRQKTYPTEKAYDFQDGGDAFRQNSDLIEHQKIHSRKNLFEGRGYEKSVIHSVSFPESQKSHTITRPPEDEEDEKAFTVSSNPDDSREALSYERNPYERSFIHSSAFPGAHKSHSKPRVIAEATVQSSGATEHWKVHAGESTSERKGYERSVIHSLAAFRPPRGRGGNELLGCDEQQESSAYLSDPCGQPQKTLALESPYAGGKNNIFKGSFVHGASHTVTQDSLAGEGPSGWKKDGEPSVPKSDVREHQKARAKKKNIERRIYETSVIHSLRFGEPQTFHPREKFYECPECGESFVHSSDLTEHQKIHDRKKPSGSENYIRSVIRSIASTDPQTSYAGQSAQMSYAEEPAQTSYAEPPAQTSYAEPPAQTSYAEPQAQTSYAEPQAQTSYAEPPAQTSYAEPPAQTTYAEPPAQTTYAEQPVRNECKECGECFATVEDLGIHQKIYAREKFHGGELFGDSVIQGLDGPRQEEPRQEGPDEPDEPEDTIYGCKDCGLGFVDRTDLKDHQKVHGREYLIDSREYAHSVTHTPSVSEYQKDYIGEQLYECPACGESFVHSSFLFEHQKIHEQDQFYGHRRYDEPFMQPLVISPQRPRAPQKSPPAGTSLQCQVCGQDFIHGSVLNEHMRVHAGDSLLEQGQGSTDAVSPGSAPTDLQRDQAKDKHYECATCGESFPSQADLREHMRIHEKDKPYDYGATFVHTSFLTEPPRRDSPFYECKDCGKSFIHNTVLTKHQKLHLEEEEAAAAAQEVEANVLVPREVLRIQGSNVEAAEPEVEAAEPEVEAAEPNVEAAEPNGEAEGPEGEAAEPNGEAEQPNGEAEQPNGDADEPDGAGIEDPEERAEEPEGDADEPDGAGIEDPEEEGDDQEIQVEEPYYDCRECGETFTSNSAYGEHLKTHARVIIFEPGSVYGESSHYTEHASTSSNDSGRADDKYFKCDVCGQVFTDRLSLARHQNTHTG; encoded by the exons ATGTGGTTTTGTTCTTCTCTGGAAGTAAAGCCAGAAGTACAAAACTGTCAG AGGTTTCGGAACTTCCTCTACGTGGAATTTGTCGGGCCTCGGAAGACCCTGCTCAAACTCCGAAACCTCTGCCTCGATTGGTTGCAGCCGGAGACTCGCACCAAGGAGGAGATTATCGAGCTCTTGGTCCTCGAGCAGTACCTGACCATCCTTCCAGAAAAGATCAAGCCTTGGGTGCGTGCAAAAAAGCCAGAGAACTGCGAGAAGCTCGTTACTCTGCTGGAAAATTACAAGGAGATGTACGAACCGGAAG ACGACACCAGCAGTGACGCCCACAGCGAAGGCAGCATGAGCCGGAAGGCAGCAGAGGCCCCGCCGCCACACTCCGCCTGCTGCA GTGACCGGGACTGGGACCGGGACTGGGACCGAGACTGGGACCGAGACTGGGAGCGAGCCCGCGAGCGGGAGCACCGGAAAGGCAGAGGCAGGGACCTGGAGTCCCGGGCCCGCTGGCCGTACGCCCGGAGCCCCAGGAGCA GGTTTCATCAGCGGGATCTTTCCCTTCCCCTGATGGAGAAAGTGGCTTTTGCAAAGGAAAGAGAGCACAAACGTCGGGACTCTGTGATGGATTACGAGACAAGATCACAG GATGCGGTGTCGTACCAGGATGTGGTGGCCCTCACCGAGGACCGGAAGCCCCAGAACCCGGTTCAGGACAACATGGAGAACTACCGGAAGCTGCTCTCGCTGG GGGTTCAGCTTGCCGAGGACGACGGCCACTCGCACATGACCCAGGGCCACTCGTCACGGTCAAAGAGAAGTGCCTACCCGAGCACCAGTCGAG GTCTGAAAACTATGCCTGAAACCAAAAAGTCAGCCCATCGGCGGGGGATCTGTGAAGATGAATCTTCCCACGGGGTGATAATGGAAAAGTTCATCAAGGACGTTTCGCGCAACTCCAAGTCGGGAAGGGCAAGGGAACCTAGCGATCGGCTGCAGAGGTTCCCCAGGAGGCCAGACAGTGACTGGAAGGAAGTTCCATTCAACAAGAGGGAGTCGGTGATTCAGGAGAGGGGCCATGAAGGGAATGCCTTTGGGGGAGGAGGCTTTAATTTGAACTCAAACCTTGTTTCCAGAAAGAGAGTTCTTGAGAGAAAAAGGCGCTATCATTTTGACACAGATGGGAAGGGCTCCATGCACGGTCGGAGAGGTGGTGCAAGGAAGCGGCCCTTTGAGCGCAGCGAGGTGAGGAAGGCCGCTAGTGGGAGCAGCCTTAGCGCGCCGCCCGTCCCCCAGTTGCAGCCCTTTGACTTTGGGGCGACGCCCTATGTGTGTGATGAGTGCGGGAGGTCCTTCAGCGTGATTTCGGGGTTTGTGGAGCATCAGATCACGCACACCAGGGAGAATCTGTATGAGTACGGCGAGTCCTTTCTTCATAGTGTGGCCGTCAGTGAGGTTCAGAAAAGGCAGGCCGGAGGGAAACGCTTTGAATGTAAGGAGTGTGGGGAACCCTTCAATAAGAGCGCCGCCCTGGCCGAGCATCGGAAAATTCACGCTAGAGATTGCCTTGCGGGGTGTAAGGACGAGGAGTACGAGGAGCCCTTCATGCCCAGCCCAACCTTCAGGGAGCTCCAGAAGATATACGGGAAGGACAAATTCTATGAATGCAGGGTGTGCAAGGAAACCTTCCTTCATAGTTCTGCCCTGATCGAGCACCAGAAAACCCATGGCCGAGATGACAAAGGTAGTGAGCGTGGGGAAGCCTTCAAACCCAGCCCAGCGCTTAACGAGCTGCAGAAGATGTATGGGAAAGAGAAAATGTACGAGTGCAAGGTGTGCGGGGAGACCTTTCATCACAGCGCATCCCTGAAAGAGCACCACAAGATCCACACCCAAGGAAACCCATTTGAAAACAAGGGCAAAGTGTGTGAGGAAACCTTCATTCCTGGTCAGTCCCTTAAAAGACGCCAGAAAACCTACCCAACGGAGAAGGCCTACGACTTCCAAGATGGTGGGGATGCCTTTAGGCAAAACTCAGACCTCATCGAGCATCAGAAAATTCATTCTCGGAAGAACCTCTTTGAAGGCCGGGGGTACGAGAAGTCTGTCATTCACAGTGTGTCCTTCCCCGAATCTCAGAAGAGTCACACTATAACAAGGCCACCTGAGGACGAGGAAGACGAGAAGGCATTCACTGTCAGCTCCAATCCTGATGACAGCCGGGAAGCCCTGTCCTACGAGAGGAACCCCTATGAGAGGTCTTTCATTCACAGCTCAGCCTTCCCTGGGGCTCATAAAAGTCACAGCAAACCGAGAGTGATAGCAGAGGCGACCGTTCAGAGCTCGGGTGCCACCGAACACTGGAAAGTCCACGCTGGGGAGAGCACCTCTGAAAGGAAGGGGTATGAGAGGTCCGTCATCCACAGCCTAGCTGCTTTCAGGCCTCCCCGCGGTCGCGGTGGAAATGAGCTCCTTGGCTGTGACGAGCAGCAGGAGTCCTCCGCTTACCTCTCAGACCCTTGTGGCCAGCCGCAGAAGACCCTTGCCCTAGAGAGCCCCTATGCAGGGGGTAAGAACAACATCTTCAAGGGCTCTTTTGTGCACGGTGCATCCCACACCGTAACTCAGGACAGTCTCGCTGGGGAGGGCCCCAGTGGATGGAAGAAGGATGGTGAACCATCTGTTCCCAAGTCAGATGTGCGCGAGCATCAGAAGGCTCGTGCTAAGAAGAAGAACATCGAGCGTAGGATTTATGAGACCTCTGTAATCCACTCCCTGCGTTTTGGTGAACCTCAAACGTTTCACCCGAGAGAGAAGTTTTACGAATGTCCGGAGTGTGGAGAGTCCTTTGTTCATAGCTCCGACCTCACTGAGCATCAGAAGATTCACGATAGAAAGAAGCCCTCTGGAAGTGAAAACTACATACGATCTGTCATTCGCAGCATAGCCTCCACGGATCCTCAGACCAGTTATGCGGGCCAGTCAGCACAGATGAGTTACGCTGAAGAGCCAGCTCAGACCAGTTATGCTGAACCACCAGCTCAGACCAGTTACGCTGAACCACCAGCTCAGACCAG TTACGCTGAACCACAAGCTCAGACCAGTTACGCTGAACCACAAGCTCAGACCAGTTACGCTGAACCACCAGCTCAGACCAGTTACGCTGAACCACCAGCTCAGACCACTTACGCTGAACCACCAGCTCAGACCACTTACGCTGAACAGCCAGTCCGCAATGAATGTAAGGAGTGTGGGGAGTGTTTTGCCACTGTTGAAGACCTTGGCATACATCAGAAAATCTATGCCCGAGAGAAATTCCATGGTGGGGAGCTGTTTGGAGACTCTGTGATTCAGGGCCTTGATGGACCTCGACAGGAAGAGCCTCGGCAGGAAGGGCCAGACGAGCCAGACGAGCCTGAAGACACCATCTATGGGTGTAAGGACTGTGGGCTGGGCTTCGTGGATCGCACAGACCTCAAGGACCATCAGAAGGTGCACGGCAGAGAGTACCTCATCGACAGCCGCGAGTACGCGCATTCTGTGACGCACACCCCTTCTGTCAGCGAGTATCAGAAAGATTACATTGGAGAGCAGCTTTACGAGTGCCCGGCATGTGGGGAATCCTTCGTTCATAGCTCATTCCTTTTCGAGCATCAGAAGATCCATGAGCAAGACCAGTTTTACGGCCACAGGAGGTATGATGAACCCTTTATGCAGCCCTTGGTCATTAGCCCGCAGCGGCCTCGGGCCCCACAGAAGAGTCCTCCTGCTGGGACGTCCCTGCAATGCCAAGTGTGCGGACAAGACTTCATCCACGGCTCTGTCCTTAACGAACACATGAGAGTCCACGCTGGAGACAGCCTGCTGGAGCAGGGCCAGGGCAGCACAGATGCGGTCAGCCCAGGCTCGGCCCCCACAGACCTTCAGAGAGACCAGGCCAAGGACAAGCACTATGAGTGCGCGACCTGTGGAGAATCCTTCCCCAGCCAGGCCGACCTCCGGGAGCACATGAGGATTCACGAGAAGGACAAGCCCTACGACTATGGGGCCACCTTCGTCCATACCTCCTTCCTCACCGAGCCCCCCAGGAGAGATTCACCCTTCTATGAGTGCAAGGACTGTGGCAAGTCCTTCATCCACAACACAGTCCTCACGAAGCATCAGAAGCTGCACCTCgaggaagaggaagcagcagcagccGCCCAGGAAGTTGAAGCCAACGTCCTCGTTCCACGGGAAGTTCTGCGGATCCAGGGATCAAATGTGGAGGCCGCAGAGCCGGAGGTGGAGGCCGCAGAGCCGGAGGTGGAGGCTGCCGAGCCCAACGTGGAGGCCGCCGAGCCCAACGGAGAGGCCGAGGGGCCGGAGGGGGAGGCCGCCGAGCCCAACGGGGAGGCCGAACAGCCCAACGGAGAGGCCGAACAGCCCAACGGGGATGCTGATGAACCAGACGGGGCAGGGATCGAAGACCCAGAGGAAAGAGCCGAAGAGCCAGAGGGAGATGCGGATGAGCCAGACGGTGCAGGGATCGAGGACCCAGAAGAGGAAGGTGACGACCAGGAGATCCAAGTGGAAGAGCCCTACTACGACTGCAGGGAGTGTGGCGAGACCTTCACCTCCAACTCGGCCTATGGTGAGCACCTGAAAACCCATGCCAGGGTGATAATATTCGAGCCTGGAAGCGTCTACGGGGAAAGCTCCCACTACACCGAGCACGCCAGCACCAGCAGCAATGACAGCGGCAGGGCTGATGACAAGTACTTCAAGTGTGACGTCTGTGGGCAGGTGTTCACTGACCGCCTGTCCCTGGCCAGGCACCAGAACACCCACACCGGCTGA